The following coding sequences are from one Seonamhaeicola sp. ML3 window:
- a CDS encoding site-specific integrase — protein sequence MSNLKQILTFAYDFEYESAYDLSQKKNFSNPKIYVADGDLTKRWYVYFSFRNPDSGKMKRMTPFYGVANKYKTKGERMEVLSVYRKTLLKLLKQGYNPFNDNTELFNKLKGKKEAPKTQPQETASLPEPEQPETVSETTKLSLKEAFDFGLKLKKNVVNARTLKDYEGKINAFLKWLYTKHPDIKTIDGINKNIALEYLNDILCQTSARNRNNYRADISSIMQVLEDNEIIESNFIKKIPVLKSKPERHKTYSQEMQDDIFKHLENEDPDLLLYIKFILYGLLRPIEINRVKIKDINLTDKIIQYKAKNSNLKTRIIPQILLDELPDLSKMNGDDFLFTPSKIGGAWKTGENNKRDYFTKRFRKMVKEPLGIGEDYGLYSFRHTSITKLYRELVKESSPFKAKSELMQITGHTSMTALEKYLRNLDAELPADYSEMLKKNNG from the coding sequence ATGTCTAATTTGAAACAGATTCTTACTTTTGCATACGATTTTGAATACGAAAGTGCATACGATTTGTCCCAGAAGAAAAACTTTTCCAATCCTAAAATTTACGTTGCAGATGGCGATTTGACCAAGCGTTGGTACGTGTATTTCTCTTTCAGAAACCCCGATTCTGGAAAAATGAAACGGATGACCCCATTTTATGGTGTAGCAAACAAGTACAAGACCAAGGGAGAACGTATGGAGGTGCTTTCAGTCTATCGCAAGACATTGCTAAAATTATTAAAACAGGGCTACAATCCCTTTAACGACAATACCGAGCTGTTCAATAAACTGAAGGGCAAAAAGGAAGCTCCTAAAACCCAACCACAAGAAACCGCAAGTTTACCAGAACCTGAACAACCAGAAACCGTAAGCGAAACAACTAAATTGTCATTGAAGGAAGCCTTTGACTTCGGACTAAAACTAAAGAAAAATGTGGTGAACGCAAGAACTCTAAAGGATTACGAAGGTAAAATAAATGCATTCCTGAAATGGTTGTACACGAAACACCCAGATATCAAGACCATTGACGGTATTAACAAAAATATTGCTCTAGAATACCTAAATGACATATTATGCCAGACTTCTGCAAGAAACCGTAATAATTATAGAGCGGATATTAGCAGTATCATGCAGGTTTTGGAAGACAATGAGATTATTGAATCCAACTTTATAAAGAAAATACCAGTATTAAAGTCTAAACCCGAAAGGCACAAGACTTATTCCCAAGAAATGCAAGATGACATATTCAAGCATTTAGAAAATGAGGATCCAGATCTTTTGCTCTATATCAAATTTATTCTTTATGGCCTGTTAAGACCGATTGAAATTAACAGAGTGAAAATCAAGGATATCAACCTAACGGACAAGATCATACAATATAAGGCCAAGAACAGTAATTTAAAGACTAGGATTATTCCGCAGATTCTTCTGGACGAACTACCGGACTTATCAAAAATGAACGGCGATGATTTTCTGTTCACACCAAGCAAAATTGGTGGCGCATGGAAAACTGGCGAAAATAACAAACGTGACTATTTTACCAAACGGTTTAGAAAGATGGTCAAGGAACCCCTTGGTATTGGTGAAGATTACGGACTATACAGCTTTAGGCATACCAGTATTACTAAACTTTACAGAGAACTGGTAAAGGAATCTTCACCTTTTAAGGCCAAAAGCGAACTTATGCAGATCACGGGGCATACCTCAATGACCGCCTTGGAAAAATATCTCAGGAATCTGGACGCAGAATTACCAGCCGATTATTCAGAAATGCTAAAAAAGAACAATGGATAA
- a CDS encoding aminotransferase class IV gives MINFNGNISENTALLSIENRGFAYGDAVFETIKVSLGKILFLEDHYFRLMASMRIMRMEIPMNFTLEYIEEQIKETLQANDLSASTARVKLIVNRKSGGLYTPTNNDVDFLITIKALDNDFYTLDEGSYEVDLFKDYYQSPSLLSTLKTNNKALNVVGSVYAKENNLDNCLVLNTNKQVIESLNGNIFVIKGDTVKTPPISDGCLKGVMRKQIIDIVKTMSDYNVVEDSVSPFELQKADEIFFTNVIVGIQSVTKYRKKTFTNNLAKTLIGKLNAKVRLG, from the coding sequence ATGATAAATTTTAACGGAAATATTTCTGAAAACACAGCGTTACTTTCAATAGAAAACAGAGGGTTTGCCTATGGTGATGCGGTTTTCGAAACCATAAAAGTGAGTTTGGGTAAAATTCTGTTCTTGGAGGATCACTACTTTAGGTTAATGGCTTCCATGAGAATTATGAGAATGGAAATCCCCATGAATTTTACCTTAGAATATATAGAAGAACAAATTAAGGAAACATTACAGGCAAACGATTTATCGGCTTCAACAGCTAGAGTTAAATTAATAGTGAATAGGAAATCTGGTGGGTTATACACGCCAACCAACAACGATGTAGATTTTCTTATCACCATCAAAGCGCTAGACAATGATTTCTACACCTTAGATGAAGGTTCTTACGAAGTCGATTTGTTTAAAGATTATTACCAGTCACCAAGTTTATTATCTACGCTTAAAACCAACAACAAGGCTTTGAACGTTGTTGGTAGTGTCTATGCAAAAGAGAACAACTTGGACAATTGTTTGGTCTTAAACACTAACAAACAGGTTATAGAATCTTTAAACGGAAATATATTTGTCATAAAAGGAGATACTGTAAAAACACCTCCAATTTCTGATGGATGTTTAAAAGGGGTGATGAGGAAGCAAATTATTGACATCGTAAAGACCATGTCTGACTACAACGTAGTTGAAGATTCTGTATCGCCATTCGAGCTTCAAAAAGCAGATGAAATTTTTTTTACCAATGTTATTGTTGGTATTCAATCTGTTACAAAATATAGAAAAAAGACTTTTACCAATAATCTAGCCAAGACATTGATAGGAAAACTTAACGCAAAAGTAAGATTGGGTTAG
- a CDS encoding START-like domain-containing protein — protein MDDKVRFDIEFPIHASPQLLFQYISTPSGLSEWFSDNVNSRGELFTFIWDDSEEQAKLLSKKSGERVKFRWVADDEEGASCYFEIRIQVDEITKDVSLMVTDFAEEDEVDEAKMLWENQISDLKHVLGSV, from the coding sequence ATGGACGACAAAGTAAGATTCGATATCGAATTTCCAATTCATGCTTCACCTCAATTATTATTTCAATATATATCAACACCTTCGGGACTTTCAGAATGGTTTTCAGACAATGTAAATTCACGTGGTGAGTTGTTTACCTTTATATGGGACGATAGCGAAGAACAAGCTAAATTACTGAGTAAAAAAAGTGGGGAACGTGTTAAATTTAGATGGGTTGCAGACGATGAAGAAGGCGCTTCTTGTTACTTTGAAATACGAATTCAGGTCGACGAAATCACCAAGGATGTTTCCTTAATGGTTACCGATTTTGCCGAAGAGGACGAAGTCGATGAAGCTAAAATGCTATGGGAAAACCAAATATCAGATTTAAAGCATGTATTAGGCTCTGTGTAG
- a CDS encoding YqgE/AlgH family protein: MTATNPQKGDLLIAEPAIIGDVSFNRSIVLIADHSSDGSIGFILNKPLDYTIDELIPEIEADFKVYNGGPVEQDNLYFIHKVPELIPDSIEISLGIYWGGNFDKVVELISESKVEEGDIKFFLGYSGWSALQLEEELKANSWVVTENIYKKNIIGKDYKSFWKEKMLEFGGEYSIWSNAPENPNYN, from the coding sequence ATGACAGCTACAAACCCCCAAAAAGGAGACTTGCTCATTGCGGAACCTGCAATTATTGGTGATGTATCTTTTAATCGCTCCATAGTTCTAATTGCAGACCACTCCAGCGATGGCTCTATTGGTTTTATTCTCAATAAACCTCTAGATTACACCATCGATGAACTCATTCCCGAAATAGAAGCCGATTTTAAAGTTTATAATGGCGGCCCTGTTGAACAGGATAATTTATATTTTATACACAAGGTACCCGAATTAATTCCAGACAGCATAGAAATATCGCTAGGTATTTATTGGGGTGGCAACTTCGATAAAGTTGTAGAACTCATCTCAGAATCTAAAGTTGAAGAGGGTGATATCAAATTCTTTTTGGGTTATTCTGGATGGAGCGCTCTTCAGCTCGAAGAAGAGCTTAAAGCCAACTCTTGGGTAGTCACCGAGAATATTTACAAAAAGAACATTATCGGTAAGGACTACAAATCATTTTGGAAAGAAAAAATGTTAGAATTTGGAGGTGAATACAGTATTTGGTCCAATGCACCAGAAAATCCTAATTACAACTAA